The proteins below come from a single Tachypleus tridentatus isolate NWPU-2018 chromosome 13, ASM421037v1, whole genome shotgun sequence genomic window:
- the LOC143240492 gene encoding inositol-trisphosphate 3-kinase homolog translates to MLQLMGDAKAVELTKILQHKQENFNKNKKDLKRRWKEITRSALCGSEQKELTEATTSIDLSSNRSNGDRNVDMQQLTLLQLLALNSLELTAPASDILLKNWNNNWIQLSGHEGLFAPAGPGTIWKKRSPEDDTEVQAYRMLMTDSMREMVPRFYRDVEYEGENFIEMEDLLYNFRDPAIMDIKMGTRTFLEIEVQNNKARKDLYEKMIRIDPNSPSLEEHKIGAVTKLRYMQFREALSSSSNLGFRIEGFKAEGKAPMKNLKSVKTEEEVKNIFSMFFGDNLELYEMIIERLKLLRSKFEKSPFFQTHEVIGSSLLIIHDGRKTNAWMIDFAKTKPIPRGLSINHLNKWVLGNHEDGYLFGLNNLISILETIAASMCSST, encoded by the exons GCTGCAGCTAATGGGGGATGCCAAAGCAGTAGAACTAACCAAAATCCTTCAGCACAAGcaagaaaactttaataaaaacaaaaaagacttgAAGAGAAGATGGAAAGAAATTACTCGCAGTGCTCTGTGTGGAAGTGAACAGAAAGAGTTGACAGAAGCTACTACTTCAATAGACCTTAGTTCTAATAGATCTAATGGTGATAGAAATGTTGACATGCAACAGCTAACTTTGCTTCAACTCCTAGCTCTG AACTCCTTGGAATTAACAGCACCAGCtagtgatattttattaaaaaactggAATAACAATTGGATTCAACTGTCTGGACATGAAG GGTTGTTTGCACCAGCAGGACCAGGTACAATCTGGAAGAAAAGAAGTCCTGAAGATGACACAGAAGTGCAAGCCTATCGCATGTTGATGACAGATAGCATGAGAGAAATGGTTCCTAGGTTTTATCGTGATGTAGAGTATGAAGGAGAGA ATTTTATAGAAATGGAAGATTTACTGTACAACTTTCGAGACCCTGCAATAATGGATATCAAAATGGGAACAAG AACCTTTCTTGAGATTGAAGTACAGAACAATAAAGCAAGAAAGGACCTGTACGAGAAAATGATAAGGATAGACCCGAATTCTCCGTCTTTGGAAGAACATAAAATAGGTGCTGTAACAAAGCTAAGATACATGCAG TTCCGAGAAGCTCTTAGTTCCTCTTCGAATTTGGGCTTTCGGATAGAAGGCTTTAAG gCTGAAGGCAAAGCTCCTATGAAGAATCTGAAATCGGTAAAAACGGAAGAAGAAGTCAAAAACATATTTAGCATGTTTTTTGGAGATAATCTAGAGCTTTATGAGATGATTATAGAGAGGCTAAAGTTGCTAAGATCAAAATTTGAAAAGTCTCCCTTCTTTCAAACTCATGAG GTGATAGGCAGCAGCTTATTAATAATCCATGATGGAAGAAAAACTAATGCTTGGATGATTGATTTTGCCAAAACCAAACCTATCCCCAGAGGCCTAAGTATAAATCATCTTAATAAGTGGGTTCTTGGAAATCATGAAGATGGTTACCTGTTTGGTCTGAATAACCTTATATCA